In Streptomyces sp. NBC_00091, the following proteins share a genomic window:
- a CDS encoding CoA transferase subunit A — protein sequence MTDKSMTPEEVVGQLRSGMTLGIGGWGSRRKPMALVRALLRSPVTDLTVISYGGPDVGLLAAAGRIRRLVAPFATLDSIALEPNFRAARESGAFTLTEYDEAMFMWGLHAAANRLPFMPVRAGLGSDVMRVNPELRTVTSPYADGEEFVAVPALRMDAALVHLNRADRLGNAQYLGPDPYFDDLFCEAADAAYVSCEQLVESAELAKSGPPQSLLVSRHSVTGVVETPNGAHFTSCAPDYDRDEAFQKLYASTPWPEFAARFLAGGNEHDYQTAVRTWHEEQQ from the coding sequence ATGACGGACAAGAGCATGACCCCCGAAGAGGTGGTCGGGCAGCTGCGCAGCGGCATGACCCTCGGCATCGGCGGCTGGGGTTCCCGGCGCAAGCCGATGGCGCTGGTGCGGGCGCTGCTGCGCTCCCCGGTCACGGATCTCACCGTGATCTCGTACGGCGGCCCGGACGTCGGGCTGCTGGCCGCGGCCGGGCGGATCCGCAGACTGGTGGCCCCCTTCGCGACCCTCGACTCCATCGCGCTGGAGCCGAACTTCCGGGCCGCCCGCGAGAGCGGCGCCTTCACCCTGACCGAGTACGACGAGGCCATGTTCATGTGGGGCCTGCACGCCGCCGCGAACCGGCTCCCCTTCATGCCCGTCCGGGCCGGGCTCGGCTCCGACGTGATGCGGGTCAACCCGGAGCTGCGCACCGTCACCTCCCCCTACGCCGACGGCGAGGAGTTCGTCGCCGTCCCCGCCCTGCGGATGGACGCGGCCCTGGTCCACCTCAACCGCGCCGACCGTCTCGGCAACGCCCAGTACCTGGGCCCGGACCCGTACTTCGACGACCTCTTCTGCGAGGCCGCCGACGCCGCGTACGTCTCCTGCGAGCAGCTCGTGGAGAGCGCCGAGCTGGCGAAGTCCGGCCCCCCGCAGTCCCTCCTCGTCAGCCGGCACTCCGTCACCGGGGTCGTGGAGACCCCGAACGGCGCGCACTTCACCTCCTGCGCGCCCGACTACGACCGCGACGAGGCCTTCCAGAAGCTCTACGCGTCCACCCCCTGGCCCGAGTTCGCCGCCCGCTTCCTGGCCGGCGGGAACGAGCACGACTACCAGACCGCCGTCCGGACCTGGCACGAGGAGCAACAGTGA
- a CDS encoding enoyl-CoA hydratase family protein, with the protein MGVSTSGPDKGIALVTADYPPVNALPVQGWYDLADALRAAGRDPGVRCVVLAAEGRGFNAGVDIKEMQRDTGHGALIGANRGCYEAFAAVYECEVPVIAAVNGFCLGGGIGLVGNADAIVASDDAVFGLPELDRGALGAATHLARLVPQHLMRALYYTSRTATAAELHAHGSVWKVVPPAELRGAALELAAEIAKKDGHLIRLAKAAINGIDPVDVRRSYRFEQGFTFEANLSGVADRVRDTFGKGRTSEKGQGDTV; encoded by the coding sequence ATGGGTGTCTCCACCTCCGGCCCGGACAAGGGCATCGCACTCGTCACAGCCGACTACCCGCCCGTCAACGCCCTTCCCGTGCAGGGCTGGTACGACCTCGCCGACGCCCTGCGCGCGGCCGGCCGCGACCCCGGGGTCCGCTGTGTGGTCCTGGCCGCCGAGGGCCGCGGCTTCAACGCCGGGGTCGACATCAAGGAGATGCAGCGCGACACCGGGCACGGCGCCCTCATCGGCGCCAACCGCGGTTGCTACGAGGCCTTCGCCGCCGTGTACGAGTGCGAGGTGCCGGTGATCGCCGCCGTGAACGGCTTCTGCCTGGGCGGCGGCATCGGCCTCGTCGGCAACGCCGACGCGATCGTGGCGAGCGACGACGCCGTCTTCGGCCTGCCCGAACTCGACCGGGGCGCCCTCGGCGCCGCCACCCACCTGGCCCGGCTCGTCCCGCAGCACCTGATGCGCGCCCTCTACTACACCTCGCGCACCGCCACCGCCGCCGAACTGCACGCGCACGGCTCCGTCTGGAAGGTGGTCCCGCCCGCCGAGCTGCGCGGCGCCGCCCTGGAACTGGCGGCCGAGATCGCGAAGAAGGACGGCCACCTGATCCGCCTGGCCAAGGCCGCCATCAACGGCATCGACCCCGTGGACGTCCGCCGCAGCTACCGCTTCGAGCAGGGCTTCACCTTCGAGGCCAACCTCAGCGGTGTCGCCGACCGGGTCCGCGACACCTTCGGGAAGGGCCGCACCTCCGAGAAGGGACAGGGAGACACCGTATGA